The following is a genomic window from Triplophysa rosa linkage group LG11, Trosa_1v2, whole genome shotgun sequence.
AAGCTGACACTACGGGACTGTGAGACTACTTGAATTTCTATGGCGTTCATCTTCTTGTTGTAGCAGCACtcacactacacaacacaacgcagACAAAGTGCACTAACAACAAGACCTTGGTCGAGGAGCAGATGCAACCAACAGCGAAAACACTTCCCACATCGCGCTAACTTCTAGTTTGATGCTGGATGGCAAACGAGTTGTTAGTGCGTTTACGCCATCCACTGGAGTGGAGCGTGAAACATTGAAGTGTTATTAAAGGGTTTTCCATATTCTGTTATTACAGACTATATTATATGCTTTAGGATAGTTTAAAATAGCTCTATGTCTGTTATACCAGCCATTTAACActgtaatatttataaatatatgccAGCAGTTTTTAATTCCTCCACGCAATAATTTGACGTAAACCTTCTGCACTGTGATCGGCTGGATTAGCTCCACAGTGTTACACACAACGAGATCACTTGGCAATAAGATCAAGCAGGTTTGAAAATATCGTAGCTTCTGGGATAGCTCGTGACAGGTCCGGATCACTTTGCTGACCTGCTTATACTTAGTGAGCTTCGGCGACCGAAATGTGCACCGATTTGGTCGCGATCCAAGGGTTTTGTCGCAGACCTTGGAAATCTGTCCGCGacagcaaaatccagccaaaCATCACGTAGTGTGAGCTTGCCCTTACTGACACTGGCACTTTCTCCCAGACTTTATTGCTGAATAAATTCATCCACTCAAGATTTTTTATTCATGCCAGGTCTCATGAACTTCATTTTCTCCCTTGCTCAAATGGAAGGTCATGCACAGGTAGCCATTAGTTAATAATGAGACTGTGAGgccttaatgttttttttttactttcccaGATTCCTGACTACAGAAATGCTGTAATTGTGGCCAAATCTCCTGCATCAGCCAAAAGGTACGTTTCTTTCTTATTTGTGCTGTATAACGTGGATTCAGTAGACATCACATTTAGtcaattaaaggggtcatatgacacggctaaaacgcaTATTaccgtttgttttagatgtttacacaatttaaggttaaaaatgctgtattttccacataccgtgcatgtttgtatctcctctttccccgcctctctgaaacgcatggatttttaacaaaaaaagcgaggtgtgctatgattggccagttaaccagtgcgtagtgattggtcgaatactgcaagcgtgtgacggaaatgtaacgcctcttaccatatttggaacatcaggttccaaagcaattgtactggcaggtacgcccaccttacttgcgtatacatttgggcggtcttagtcaaatcataccacgaactgacgtagatttgtgggggtgtggttacacgaggtgtttcaggcaggtctgggtgagcattcacttttagatagaatgcatcttttgttccgacactttcatttttgcaattttacgtgtctaatacatgcatggacaacttataacacaccaaagacacagaaaaacacatattcgtgccatatgacccctttaaaagatgCTTTTATCTGAAATCTTTGTCAGATGGTTATTGTAATGTGTTGTGCAGATCTTTTACCACTTTTGTATTTGTTCTGTAGTTTTAACCTAGTCCCCAGATTTATTTCGAGATATGTCTGTTTGCATGTTTGGTTTGATAAAAGCATTAAGTAGAGCCAGATGTTAATTTGGTTCAAACTTGAGCACATGAACTCTTGTCTTCCTCTCACAGGGCCCAATCATTCGCTGAAAGATTACGTCTGGGCATCGCTGTTATCCACGGTGAAGCCCAGGCTGCCGAATCGGACCTAGTGGATGGACGCCATTCCCCACCCACTGTCAAAAACATGGGGGCCATTCATCCAAGCCTAGAGATACCTTGTGAGAATCTCACTTCATCAATCTTACGTCATTCAGACTCTTTCTCTCAGTTACCCAAGACTTAAGAGTTTGTATCAAGctgtcttttcttttttgcataGTGCTAATTCCCAAAGAAAAACCTCCAATCACTGTGGTGGGTGATGTGGGTGGACGAATCGCCATCATAGTGGTGAGTGGTGGGATGATATTTGAAGAggttggttccaaaatgagataacagaTGAGATAAAACttctcaaaaatcatgttttttattatgttagcatgtttttattgtgtttaattgtgttagttagctgtattttttttgttattgtggcttaaatcaaaacaaaccaactgcagtttgatttatgttcattggaatgcacaaataaaaagtttttttaaaacggagttatctcattttggaacgaaactcttcatttgttttcctCCGTTCAAGGTGGTTTTTCTGAGTCATTGCTTTTAATATTCCATTTTTTGTTATCTTCAGGATGACATCATCGATGATGTGGATAGCTTTCTAGCAGCAGCTGAAACACTGAAAGAAAGAGGTGCCTACAAGATCTTCGTCATGGCCACCCATGGAATCCTGTCTTCTGATGCACCTCGACTAATAGAGGAGTCGGCCATTGATGAGGTCATTATTTCATCTTATTATAtgtaggcccggtttcacagacaaggcttaaggctagtcccagacttaaatgaatgtttgagctgtctcaactgaaaataacttgccctaacatatcgtaaaatatgtcagtgccattgttttgtctgaaGATTCACATAGGTAATGTTtctttctaaagcatttttataaaagtgactcaaatatcctaattcaactaaggcatagtcctggcttaagctaagccttgtctatgaaaccgggccatagtgtTGCAATAACTTGTGGTATAAAGATCAACTCTGTCATCATTCCCTCGCTCTCATGTTATTCTTCCTTGGAACAGCCTTGATATCTTTATGCTTTTATTATATGGAATGCAGTGACATGCTTCCTCATTTATTCAGTTGTgttccatggaagaaagtggtcagtcctacaggtttggaacgactgTTTCCTTTAAGAATCACAACTGTGTTGTTACCATCAATTCTGACATTTCTGTTGCTGTCATGTTGTGTTGTACAGGTAGTCGTGACCAACACCATTCCACATGAGATCCAGAAACTTCAGTGCCCTAAGATAAAGACAGTGGACATCAGCATGATTCTGTCTGAAGCCATTCGCCGGATCCACAACGGAGAATCCATGTCCTACCTGTTCCGTAATATAGGCTTGGATGATTAACAAGGCCAACTATCTAACATGTGCAAAGAGGTCAAGATTTTTCAGTCAGTTAAAGCTATAGCATGTGTCATTAACATTTTCGCCAATCAAATCCATCATACATTGTTTTATGTGTAATACGTTGAAATAATAATTGTGTTCTCAAATGGCCACCAAACAAGCACTGAGCTGTCACATGAGTCTGGTGTTCCTGACACTTGACCTCTTGATGACctctcattttaattttaaatgacatCATTCTTTTTATCTACTGTAGTTTATTCATTGAAGGAGGGTGAGCACTGCTGTATGGTCAACAATATGTTAACCATGTATGAGAGATGAATGCTGTTACATATCATGTCAGTGCCTCATCTGTGTTATTCTTGTGCCACTAGATGTTTGTGTGTAGCTGTGTGGAAAATGCTGACAGCGCTTATATTTAAttcagatttttatttaaaggtaaATCAAATGCAAGGTACATTCATAGTCTTCAACTTAAAATTGCACTTAAAATTCCTAGTTAGGGTAGAAGCTAAAGCTTCATAATGTACTTGACTGAATGCTTCTCCTGCTTCTAATATATTAAAATCATTAGCTTTTTTCGTTTTGCCATTAATGGGACTACAGAAGAGTTCTTTCctcataaatgtttgtttatggctGCCAGAATCCTTAAATATCTTGCCTATGAGAACTTCTTCGTTTTCAAGTGAAGTGCAGGGTTTTTGTTATGTAACTAATATTTCAggcttttatatttattcactTGATGCACTTGATgacaataaataaaagtgaaagagttttatgtatgtatgttatAGATCCCTTTATTGAGTCTGGCAGGTTTTATAAATTAACAAAGTGTTTGGACTTTGTTGTACAATTCGAAGCCAGAGTTCAGAAACGTGCTTATTTTAAAGATGTTGAACTGTTCACTGCTCTTCAgcttattttaaaatgcatctaTATGATTTGCCAGCAAAGGTCACTCATCATTTCCCTTTACACATTTCTTAATGCCAAACAAGTctggcaaatgcataaatgactTGCATGATGCTGAAATGATTAGTTGTTCATCCTGTTCTCATCTGCTTTTGTCAAACAGAATAATAAAAGGgtgtgtttttgaaaaaaaaatcacagctttgtattttaaatattttctacaGGTTTGTTTTCATACTTTCCCATTTCATCAGATATACACTATAGCTTGTTCTTGTTTAGGTCAACCTTAGATTTCTTTGATCCAGCTATAATCATAAGTAGCCAGACAGTTTCATAGGGAAGTAACAAATCCTTGTGTTCTCTACACATTGTTACTGAAATCCAAAAGTGTCAAAGTTACAACAGTAACAAAAGCCACACAATGCATAAGCATGCATTGTTTCTCGGTTTGTATTTTTTGGATACATGAGTTCCTCCCATCACTCTGTAGTCGTCAATACTGGAATTGTGTAATGGGAAGTACATGTTAAACTGGCTGCAACGCAGAATAATcacaaacaattacaaacaGTCTCAGGTTGGGTGTGAGATATAGTGGCGTTGAATTTATTGTTGGGCCTTTTAGCTAAGTGTCGGAATTTGCTTGCTGCTACTGATATGACTTGTATTTGCATGCTGCTATGTAATAAAACTGATGTTGACATTTGGGTGACTAATCTTACTTCcatgtaaaacacagcaacgCTTGCTGTAAACCTTTTGATGTTTCACAGGAGTTGCATGAGATCATGGTGCATTGTGTGGTGTACATGTACCCTCCAGATCCCTAcactctgcaaacgaacaacgtcttgtatGCCATCGCAAAACGGGAAACaatcacgtaccttctctggatcggttccacatttgtggaacgatctgcccactgctccaagatcagcagattctgtagccataagaatcggctgaaaacacatctcttctgttagcacctgaccgattagttctgacttctatcacttttctactctttctatccttaaaaaaatgctttgctttgtatactgtgatatgagaccagtttttacttcacttatgctttttgttgtcctgttgttccaattgcttctattgtctacctcatttgtaagtcgctttggacaaaagcgtCTGCTTAATGGAAATGTATTATAAGTTCCTGTTATAAAATCTATTATAAAATCCTAGTTCATTTTTACTGCGACTCCACTATGAAGCGAATATGATGCATTTAATGGGATAGTTCCCctaaaaatttaaattaatttatcatttattcacccacatgtcattctAAACTTTCCAATgttgtcggtaaccaaacaacattgaacatcactgttatggacacaaaagcacgGAGACATTGtcaaatatattcttttatgTTACACAGAATAAAGattgatgtacagtatacaggttttgaacaacatagtCTGAataaagggtgaataaatgataacagaatattAATTTCTGTCtgaattatcactttaagtgaagaaataaagaaataacatCCTCACACACTAACTCCATGTCAGCCTAAAATTCAACCaagaaataatttattttaaagcttAATGCAGTTTATGGTGTATGATGATTTAAAAATTGATCTCAATATTTCTAATCAAAAATAGTTTAAGCGACCATTACTGAGACTGTATACATTATGTACATTATAGACACAAACATAACGAGTAAAACCTATTTGTGTAggggaaaaacaaaaaacaacagtgGCTTCCTTTTGTTTTCTATTGCAGATCATTAAATGTGTAACAAAAATAGTCAACAAGGAAACATTATCctcattcttttttctttttgcttgCAGGAGTCTCTTTAAATGTCTGCTTGACATTTCTGATTTTTCTTGGAAATGAAGTTCCAGAAGATGAACTACATAATGTTTTGGATGCAGAAAGATTCCTTGAGACATGCTGGTCAGATTGTGtggttttagttttatttgacTGGACATGAGGCTGTTTTGGGGTTGGGATAGAACCGTTTGAAGAGACTGCCCAAGGGTATCTCTGCTGAGACTTCAGTGGTGTCATTTCTCCAGGACATGGCGAGGCAGTATTGCAGGGGTTACTGTGACCGGGTGGTTGTCCAGGCGGGTGTGTTTCAGCTTTAGGAGCTGGGTGTCTTGGTGAGCATTTGGTGATGTGTAATTCAGATATCTCTCCGCTGGCTTCCTTAGCAACAGGAATTCTGTTTGATGTTTGATGTGGTTGCTGAGTAAAGAAAACATCATTGATTAATAACATTGAGCTCAATGCATTTCTTCAAATCTTTTAGAAACTTCAGTGAGAAAATCTTACCTTCTTAACCTGACAATGCAGCTTTGGTTTTGCCTCCGGCAGGTTCTTTTTCACCTGAATGGCAGAAACACGctccctttctttctttttcaccGGAGCTGTCAAATGACATGTTTGCTTTGCATGATTACTGTAAAGCTCAAACTTATTCTCTGTCAGCTTTCTAACATCAACCGTCTTTAGTCCTGCAGGCTTGATTTTTTGCAGTTTTGCTTCTGCACTCAATGCGGTTTTTGATTTTCTGGGATCTGAACGGTTCTTCCCTTTTTCCTCGATCTCTTGGAGGTCACAATCCTCCAGAATCAACAACTCAACTGTTTCAAAATCTTCAGGCCGGTGTAGATGGTTTTCTATGGTGCTGAGCTCCTCAGGGTTCTCCTTCAACCCTGTTTGACTGTGCGCAACATTCATTGGCTTTAATTCACTGACATGTTCGGCAGATTTGAGGTTGAGTGGATGTTTTGATTCAAACTCTAGATCAGCCAATAGGTTTTGCCGTCCCTCGCTGTTATGCAGGTCTATGGATTTTGTCACAGTGGTGTTCTCTGGTATTACAGGAGTTACAGCTGCTTTGTCCTGTACTGCTGAAACCCCGACAGATTCAACGTCTGTTGCTGACTGTGATTCGCAGCCATTTAATTCTGAATGTTTGAGGATTGaagcacaaataacatttttaatctTAAAATGTGAGTCCAAGATTGGTGGTTTTTCGTTTTTTTCAGCTGTCCGTACAGACTCTTCCTCACATATTAACTGTACATTTACCTCAGGCTGAAAATCTGTTAGTGACAATTTTTCAGCTATGTTTCCAGGCTCTCCCTTACATAATAAATCTAGATTTACTTCAGATTGTAAGTCTCGCATTAGTGTTTTTTCCGTTTTCTCAACTGTATGTATAGACTCTTCCTTACATATTAAATCTAGAGTTAACTTAGTCTGTAAATCTAACATTAGTGGTTTCTCAGTTTTCCCAGCGTTCTTTACAGACTCTCCTTCACATATTAAATCTAGATTTACTTCAGGTTGTAAGTCTCGTGTTAGTGTTTTTTCCGTTTTCTCAACTGTATGTACAATCCGTCCTTCACGTATTAAAACCAGAGTTAACTTGGGTTGTAAGTCTAGCTGTAGTTGTTCTTCAATCTTCTTTACACACTCTCCTTCACTCATTAAAAGTACGTTTACCTCAGGCTGAAAGTCTATTCGTGGCGATTTTTCAGTTCTCAGTTCCTCAGGCTGTATTTGTGGTTTATCAGTTTTCTCAGCTGTCTGTACAGACTGTCTCTCACACATTAAATCTAGATTTAAGTCAGGTTGTAAGTCTAACATGAGCTGTTTTTCAGTTTTCTCAGCTGTCTGTACAGACTCTCCCTCACAcattaaatctagactaaactCAGACTGTGTTTTCTCAGTTTCCAGTTCCTCAGGTTGTATTTCTAATATCATCTCAGGTGTATGTACTACTGGACCCTGTGTAACTTCAGGCTTGTGTGTATGGTATCTGTGAATATTTTCATCCGTCTGATCCAGAGAATCATGGTTAGTCCTCGAAACAGTCTCAGGGTTGTTTGCCTCCAAGTGACCGTTGACTGTCATCTCCATTACAGATTGTTTCTCTGATCCACTTCCTGTCACATTATGACAGCTCAACTCAGGGTCGCAGTGTTTATCATCTTCCTGCATGCTCTTTTCTGTCAGTTTCTGTATTTGTAGTGTTACAGCTGGTATGGAGTCTTCGTCTGTGTCATGTGGTTCATTTCGGTTGAACTCATTGACTTTGAGCTGTGCGCTTGTTTCCATCACATTACCGTCAAACCCAAATCCCACCGTATCACTACACTCAAAGTATTCCTCTGAAGTTGTTACTGCACCTTCGCCATTTAAACTTTCTTGGACAGGGGTGGTCTTGAAAGGTGCAGGTGAGAATGAGTTTGACTTGGATGGTGGGAAATTGAAAACAATGCTGCAAGATGTTTTCAAAAGTTTTGGAgtaaataaggtcattttatctGTAGTGTCTTGAGTTGTGAAGGAATTTAAACAAGGAAATTCCCGCTCTTGTTGGATGTTTTTCTGATTATGTGATTGTAAATCTGATGGTATTTCTCGTATCGAAACCTCACTTTCAGACCTCAAATCAGTCAGAGGACTAAAACAATCATAATAATCAGACAAGGAAGAGAAGTTGGAGTCTGTTTTAGAAGTGTGTGTATCACACCCATTCTGCTGTCTCTCATCCACTGCTAACACTGGTTCTGTATCCACATCAATTATGACTTTGCCATTTAGGCTCTCGAATGAGTCTGATATTGATTTTACATCAGGATTGTTTGGGGTTTGGGCAGGACATTGGAGAGCTTGCGGAGTATCCAGGATTTGCTCTATTTCCGAGCTTGCTGTATCGTCTTTAGCATCAAAAGAAATAGAATCCAGAGAGTCTGTACGAATGTTTTCATTCTTTATTATCATCACATCTGCTGCTTCTTTATCTTCTCTGTTGCCTGTAAGCACATGCACCGTTTCAGGCTGTGGAGATTGTAGAGGCGAGATAAGATCCTCGCTCTGGCTGCTCTCCTGTTGTTGATTTTGATCAAAATATTCAACGTTCCTCTCTGTCTCCTCTGACCTGCTTTGGGCTTCTGTACATGCTTGTGTCTGAGCTGGAGCTTCAGAATCACAGGGGGGTTTGGATATGGGATGCGCCATCACAGGCTCTTTTGGCTCTCTAATACTATCCTTAAATCGGATGGCCTGAGAGACTTCAAAGAGCTCTGAGCGCATTAGATTTGCTTGCAATGGCTTGTTGGCGTCCCTTATGTTAATGAAACCAATGACATCACTTGGTGGTTCGGGATCGGGCCAGGTCGGCACGTAATGGATCATGTTTGCCTTCTCCAGGTTGAGTAGTCCCGGGTGAATCGGTGGTAATGCTGGCGCATCTATGATATGTTTGACTGATTCTTTTTCATTCTTAGCGATGTCATTTTTGCCATTTGTCTGGTCAGGTCCATTGGTAGTGAACGTGTAGCCAGTGACCAGAGTGTATTTTGGGTTAATGAGCTTGAACGCAGTGTTAGTTGTGGGGAATAGAGTGGGTCCTTGCTGAGGGAGGATCTCTGGTTCAGGCTCACTTCCCAGATTGATCTTGTTCAGACACACCCCATTAGACATCACATACATGTCCTGAAACAAGCTGTCAAAGATCTCGACCGTTTGGCCGGTCAGCACAGTGATGAGGTTTCTGTCCAGTCTCGAGGCAGACCACGTGAAACTGGAAGTCAAAGAAAAAGAGCTGTTTTTATATGATTCGCTTAGAGTATGTTAtgaatttattaattgttactacaaacaaagatttttggTAAGTTATAACCTTGTTAGACTGGATTGACCAGACTTACCTATATGAGCCGGATACTGCTTTGTCTCCATCAATAAACATGAACTTCTGACTCTGACTTCCACACACTCTCTTTGAAGATCGGCTGAAGAATTCTGCCCCTCTGATGCTGCGTACCCTCAAgttctgaaataaaaaatcaaaacaaagtattaaaggtgctgtgtttaattttttggaggatctattgacagaaatgcaatataatatacataacagaggtgtataaagagctcacataatgaagtgttatgtttttattatcttagaatgagctatttctatctacat
Proteins encoded in this region:
- the prpsap2 gene encoding phosphoribosyl pyrophosphate synthase-associated protein 2, translated to MSAAKGGLVIFTANSNPSSRELGKRIAERLGVELGKVQVYQEANRETRVQIEESVRGKDVFIIQTVSKDVNTTIMELLIMVYACRTSCARNIIGVLPYFPYSKQCKMRKRGSIVSKLLASMMCKAGLTHLITMDLHQKEIQGFFNIPVDNLRASPFLLQYIQEEIPDYRNAVIVAKSPASAKRAQSFAERLRLGIAVIHGEAQAAESDLVDGRHSPPTVKNMGAIHPSLEIPLLIPKEKPPITVVGDVGGRIAIIVDDIIDDVDSFLAAAETLKERGAYKIFVMATHGILSSDAPRLIEESAIDEVVVTNTIPHEIQKLQCPKIKTVDISMILSEAIRRIHNGESMSYLFRNIGLDD
- the fam83ga gene encoding uncharacterized protein fam83ga gives rise to the protein MALSQVQCLDDSHINLRTSESKPDFFYSEEQRLALETLIHEGRDAYEDHIKTNNIRCFLSDLELERFLNTVEVYSPGSPHDNAELYGESDGEDVSLQYWPDLSDYSIPQLDIGWPDWASYRGVTRVQVYTQPPYDGQPHIKAVVRKMIGQAQKVVAIVMDLFTDIDIFKDVLDASFRRKVAVYIILESAGVTHFLKMCDKAGIHTGHLKNLRVRSIRGAEFFSRSSKRVCGSQSQKFMFIDGDKAVSGSYSFTWSASRLDRNLITVLTGQTVEIFDSLFQDMYVMSNGVCLNKINLGSEPEPEILPQQGPTLFPTTNTAFKLINPKYTLVTGYTFTTNGPDQTNGKNDIAKNEKESVKHIIDAPALPPIHPGLLNLEKANMIHYVPTWPDPEPPSDVIGFINIRDANKPLQANLMRSELFEVSQAIRFKDSIREPKEPVMAHPISKPPCDSEAPAQTQACTEAQSRSEETERNVEYFDQNQQQESSQSEDLISPLQSPQPETVHVLTGNREDKEAADVMIIKNENIRTDSLDSISFDAKDDTASSEIEQILDTPQALQCPAQTPNNPDVKSISDSFESLNGKVIIDVDTEPVLAVDERQQNGCDTHTSKTDSNFSSLSDYYDCFSPLTDLRSESEVSIREIPSDLQSHNQKNIQQEREFPCLNSFTTQDTTDKMTLFTPKLLKTSCSIVFNFPPSKSNSFSPAPFKTTPVQESLNGEGAVTTSEEYFECSDTVGFGFDGNVMETSAQLKVNEFNRNEPHDTDEDSIPAVTLQIQKLTEKSMQEDDKHCDPELSCHNVTGSGSEKQSVMEMTVNGHLEANNPETVSRTNHDSLDQTDENIHRYHTHKPEVTQGPVVHTPEMILEIQPEELETEKTQSEFSLDLMCEGESVQTAEKTEKQLMLDLQPDLNLDLMCERQSVQTAEKTDKPQIQPEELRTEKSPRIDFQPEVNVLLMSEGECVKKIEEQLQLDLQPKLTLVLIREGRIVHTVEKTEKTLTRDLQPEVNLDLICEGESVKNAGKTEKPLMLDLQTKLTLDLICKEESIHTVEKTEKTLMRDLQSEVNLDLLCKGEPGNIAEKLSLTDFQPEVNVQLICEEESVRTAEKNEKPPILDSHFKIKNVICASILKHSELNGCESQSATDVESVGVSAVQDKAAVTPVIPENTTVTKSIDLHNSEGRQNLLADLEFESKHPLNLKSAEHVSELKPMNVAHSQTGLKENPEELSTIENHLHRPEDFETVELLILEDCDLQEIEEKGKNRSDPRKSKTALSAEAKLQKIKPAGLKTVDVRKLTENKFELYSNHAKQTCHLTAPVKKKERERVSAIQVKKNLPEAKPKLHCQVKKQPHQTSNRIPVAKEASGEISELHITKCSPRHPAPKAETHPPGQPPGHSNPCNTASPCPGEMTPLKSQQRYPWAVSSNGSIPTPKQPHVQSNKTKTTQSDQHVSRNLSASKTLCSSSSGTSFPRKIRNVKQTFKETPASKKKKE